A stretch of Bacillus pseudomycoides DNA encodes these proteins:
- a CDS encoding nitroreductase family protein, giving the protein MTQQDFFTVLYERTSNRAFNPEKEISKEELQEILKAAAQAPSAWNLQHWKFLVFQGKDVQSRLHPIAYNQQQILDASAVVAILGDLEANKNVDPVYGPIVEQGFMKGEAKERLAQNIESAYKREQYPRDAAFSNASLAAMQLMLAAKATGWDTCAIGGFNPQALMEEFNVSSRYVPIMLITIGESTLKGHPAPRMNVDQVAEWVK; this is encoded by the coding sequence ATGACACAGCAAGATTTCTTTACTGTTTTATATGAACGAACATCTAATCGCGCATTCAATCCTGAAAAAGAAATTTCAAAAGAGGAATTACAAGAAATTTTGAAAGCGGCTGCCCAAGCACCATCAGCTTGGAACTTACAACATTGGAAGTTTCTTGTTTTCCAAGGTAAAGATGTACAAAGCCGTTTACATCCAATCGCTTATAATCAACAACAAATTCTTGATGCCTCTGCAGTAGTAGCTATTTTAGGTGATTTAGAAGCAAATAAAAACGTCGATCCTGTATATGGACCAATCGTAGAGCAAGGATTTATGAAAGGAGAGGCCAAAGAACGTTTGGCACAAAATATTGAATCTGCATATAAACGTGAACAATATCCACGAGATGCAGCCTTCTCTAACGCATCCCTAGCAGCAATGCAACTTATGCTTGCAGCAAAAGCAACAGGCTGGGATACTTGCGCAATCGGTGGCTTTAATCCACAAGCACTAATGGAAGAATTTAATGTTTCTTCTCGTTATGTACCAATCATGCTAATTACAATTGGTGAATCTACATTAAAAGGACATCCAGCACCACGTATGAATGTCGACCAAGTAGCTGAATGGGTAAAATAA
- a CDS encoding DUF3915 family protein, with translation MFGSFGCRDDFRDCHRDCHRHRDCDRDRDRDRDRDRDRDKEDFHKRTPVCNVLRNIAIGTEISLLTIKGNVTFRNVIFEGFSNGVALFSALDTGDDKDDKDDKNNMNTSKFTGILRVCPEDIIAIAI, from the coding sequence ATGTTTGGATCTTTTGGATGTCGTGACGACTTTAGAGATTGTCATCGTGACTGTCATCGTCATCGTGACTGTGATCGTGACAGAGACAGAGATAGAGACAGAGATAGAGATAGAGACAAAGAAGATTTTCATAAAAGAACACCAGTATGTAATGTCCTTAGAAACATTGCAATAGGAACAGAAATTTCTCTTTTAACTATTAAAGGTAACGTTACTTTCAGAAATGTTATTTTTGAAGGGTTTTCTAACGGCGTTGCTCTTTTCTCCGCTTTAGATACGGGAGATGACAAAGATGATAAAGATGATAAAAATAACATGAACACAAGTAAATTCACAGGTATTTTACGTGTTTGCCCAGAGGATATCATAGCAATCGCTATCTAA
- the ptsP gene encoding phosphoenolpyruvate--protein phosphotransferase — protein sequence MTLNIQGIAASSGIAIAKAFRLENPEFNIGKKTITNEAAEIARLDAALEKAKSELEAIKDHAFAELGADKAAIFEAHLLVLNDPELVNPVKDKVNNEKVNAEFAMDEVASMFITMFENMDNEYMKERAADIRDVTKRVLAHLLGINFSNPSTISEEVIIIAEDLTPSDTAQLNRQYAKGFTTDIGGRTSHSAIMARSMEIPAVVGTKVVMEKIQNGDIVIIDGLDGEVIVNPSEETLRTFEEKKAKFEEQKAEWAKLKDQATVTSDGHHVELVANIGTPNDVQGIIDNGGEGVGLYRTEFLYMGRDNLPTEEEQFEAYKAVLEGVKADQPVVVRTLDIGGDKELPYLHLPKEMNPFLGYRAIRLCLEEQDVFRTQLRALLRASVYGNLKIMFPMIATLDEFRQAKAILLEEKERLVQAGTTVSEDIEVGMMVEIPASAVLADQFAKEVDFFSIGTNDLIQYTMAADRMNERVSYLYQPYNPSILRLVKMVIDAAHKEGKWAGMCGEMAGDSLAIPLLLGLGLDEFSMSATSILPARTQLSKLSKAQMEELAQKALTMSTAEEVVTLVKSI from the coding sequence ATGACTCTTAATATTCAAGGGATCGCTGCATCAAGTGGGATTGCTATTGCGAAGGCTTTCAGACTTGAAAATCCTGAATTTAACATTGGAAAGAAAACGATTACGAACGAAGCTGCAGAAATTGCACGCTTAGACGCTGCGCTTGAGAAAGCTAAATCTGAACTAGAAGCAATTAAAGACCATGCTTTTGCTGAGCTTGGTGCTGATAAAGCTGCTATCTTTGAAGCACATTTACTAGTATTGAATGATCCAGAACTAGTAAATCCAGTAAAAGATAAAGTAAATAATGAAAAAGTAAATGCTGAATTTGCAATGGATGAAGTTGCATCAATGTTCATTACTATGTTTGAAAACATGGATAATGAATATATGAAAGAGCGTGCAGCGGATATTCGCGACGTAACAAAACGCGTTCTTGCACATTTGCTAGGAATCAACTTTTCAAACCCAAGTACAATTTCTGAAGAAGTAATCATTATTGCTGAAGATTTAACACCATCCGATACAGCACAATTAAACCGTCAGTATGCAAAAGGTTTCACAACTGATATTGGTGGACGTACATCCCACTCTGCAATTATGGCTCGTTCTATGGAAATTCCAGCTGTTGTTGGTACGAAAGTTGTTATGGAGAAAATTCAAAACGGCGATATCGTAATCATCGACGGTCTAGATGGAGAAGTAATTGTGAACCCATCTGAAGAAACTCTTCGTACTTTCGAAGAAAAGAAAGCAAAATTCGAAGAACAAAAAGCTGAATGGGCGAAATTAAAAGATCAAGCAACTGTAACAAGTGATGGACATCATGTTGAGCTTGTTGCAAACATCGGAACGCCAAATGATGTACAAGGTATCATCGACAATGGTGGAGAAGGCGTTGGGTTATACCGTACAGAATTCTTATACATGGGTCGTGACAATCTTCCAACAGAAGAAGAGCAGTTCGAAGCGTATAAAGCAGTTCTTGAAGGTGTAAAAGCAGATCAACCAGTTGTTGTTCGTACACTTGACATTGGTGGAGATAAAGAACTTCCATACTTACATTTACCAAAAGAAATGAACCCATTCTTAGGTTACCGTGCAATTCGCTTATGCCTTGAAGAACAAGATGTGTTCCGTACACAACTTCGTGCATTACTTCGTGCGAGCGTATATGGTAATTTGAAAATTATGTTCCCAATGATTGCCACTCTTGATGAATTCCGTCAAGCAAAAGCGATTTTATTAGAAGAGAAAGAAAGACTTGTTCAAGCTGGTACAACTGTTTCTGAAGATATTGAAGTAGGTATGATGGTTGAAATCCCTGCTTCTGCAGTATTAGCAGATCAGTTTGCTAAAGAAGTTGATTTCTTCTCTATCGGAACAAATGACTTAATCCAATACACAATGGCTGCTGATCGTATGAATGAACGTGTATCTTACCTATACCAACCGTATAATCCATCTATCTTACGTCTTGTAAAAATGGTTATCGATGCTGCTCATAAAGAAGGCAAATGGGCTGGTATGTGTGGTGAGATGGCAGGAGATTCACTTGCAATCCCATTATTACTTGGATTAGGTTTAGATGAATTCAGCATGAGTGCAACATCTATCCTTCCTGCAAGAACACAACTAAGCAAGTTGTCAAAAGCGCAAATGGAAGAGTTAGCACAAAAAGCATTAACAATGTCAACTGCTGAAGAAGTTGTTACATTAGTTAAAAGTATCTAA
- the ptsH gene encoding phosphocarrier protein HPr, with the protein MEKIFKVTSDSGIHARPATLLVNTASKFGADINLEYNGKNVNLKSIMGVMSLGIQQGAEIKITANGDDAAQALAAIEETMKNEGLGE; encoded by the coding sequence ATGGAAAAAATCTTTAAAGTAACTAGTGACTCAGGAATTCATGCTCGTCCAGCAACTTTACTTGTAAACACTGCAAGCAAATTTGGTGCTGATATTAACTTAGAATATAACGGCAAAAACGTTAATTTAAAATCAATCATGGGTGTTATGTCTTTAGGTATTCAACAAGGCGCAGAAATTAAAATCACTGCAAATGGTGATGATGCAGCTCAAGCACTAGCAGCTATCGAAGAAACTATGAAAAACGAAGGATTAGGAGAATAA
- the ptsG gene encoding glucose-specific PTS transporter subunit IIBC, protein MFKKIFGVLQKVGKALMLPVAILPAAGILLGFGNAFQNETLTNFIPALKADWFVMVAKIMEQSGDIIFANLALLFAVGVAIGLANGDGVAGLAAFVGYLIMNKTMSVFLEVDKLVKVTSTGSDPVKIGFADPAYANVLGIPTLQTGVFGGIIVGILAAYCYNKYFNIELPSYLGFFAGKRFVPIATAAFSLLLGILMCFIWPTIQGGLNTFSHQMIDANKTLAAFVFGLIERSLIPFGLHHIFYSPFWFEFGQYTNAAGELIRGDQKIFMAQLKDGVELTAGTFTTGKYPFMMFGLPAAALAMYHEARPENKKLAAGILGSAALTSFLTGITEPLEFSFLFVAPVLFGIHAVFAGLSFMTMHILGVKIGMTFSGGLIDFMLFGVLQNRTPWWWVIVVGLILAVIYYFGFRFAIRKWDLKTPGREVTTDTDGAGKTEAGELPREVLVALGGKENIASLDACITRLRVQVNEQKNVNKDRLKELGAAGVLEVGNNIQAIFGPKSDTLKSQIHDIMSGRTPHIEKEEPVKVEETVQKADANETIVSPIEGKLLPITEVPDQVFSGKMMGDGFAIEPSEGTVVSPVDGEIVNVFPTKHAIGIQSEGGKEVLIHFGIDTVKLNGEGFEALVTQGDKVKQGQPLLKVDIAFVKENAPSIITPIIFTNLGQGQQVELKKEGNVKKGEADIIDIQ, encoded by the coding sequence ATGTTTAAGAAGATCTTTGGTGTTCTTCAAAAAGTCGGGAAAGCGCTTATGCTTCCAGTAGCGATTTTGCCGGCAGCAGGTATTTTACTTGGATTTGGTAACGCATTTCAAAATGAAACGTTAACAAATTTCATTCCTGCTTTAAAAGCAGATTGGTTTGTAATGGTTGCAAAAATCATGGAACAATCTGGTGATATTATTTTCGCAAACCTGGCGTTATTATTTGCAGTTGGGGTAGCGATTGGTCTAGCGAATGGAGACGGAGTAGCTGGATTAGCGGCATTCGTTGGCTACTTAATTATGAACAAAACGATGAGTGTGTTCTTAGAAGTAGACAAGCTAGTAAAAGTAACAAGCACTGGATCTGATCCAGTTAAAATCGGTTTTGCTGATCCTGCGTATGCAAATGTATTAGGGATTCCGACACTACAAACAGGAGTATTCGGTGGTATTATCGTCGGGATATTAGCGGCATATTGCTATAATAAATACTTCAACATTGAATTGCCATCATACTTAGGTTTCTTTGCAGGTAAGCGTTTCGTACCGATTGCAACAGCAGCATTCTCTTTATTATTAGGGATTTTAATGTGTTTCATTTGGCCAACGATTCAAGGTGGTTTAAATACGTTCTCACATCAAATGATTGATGCAAACAAAACGTTAGCAGCATTTGTTTTTGGATTAATTGAACGCTCATTAATTCCATTTGGACTACATCACATTTTCTATTCGCCATTCTGGTTTGAATTTGGTCAATATACGAATGCAGCAGGCGAGTTAATTCGCGGTGACCAAAAAATCTTTATGGCACAGTTAAAAGACGGTGTAGAATTAACAGCGGGTACATTTACAACAGGTAAGTATCCATTCATGATGTTTGGTCTTCCGGCAGCAGCTTTAGCAATGTATCATGAAGCGCGTCCAGAAAACAAAAAATTAGCAGCTGGTATTTTAGGATCTGCTGCATTAACATCTTTCTTAACAGGTATTACAGAACCGCTTGAATTTTCATTCTTATTCGTAGCACCAGTATTATTCGGAATTCATGCTGTATTTGCTGGTTTATCGTTTATGACAATGCATATTCTAGGTGTTAAAATCGGGATGACATTCTCTGGTGGTTTAATTGATTTTATGTTATTCGGTGTTCTTCAAAACCGCACGCCATGGTGGTGGGTAATTGTAGTAGGTCTTATTCTTGCAGTTATTTACTACTTCGGATTCCGCTTTGCAATCCGCAAATGGGATTTAAAAACACCTGGTCGTGAAGTAACAACAGATACTGATGGTGCAGGAAAAACAGAAGCAGGCGAACTTCCACGCGAAGTATTAGTAGCGCTAGGTGGTAAAGAGAATATTGCTTCTTTAGACGCTTGTATTACACGTTTACGTGTTCAAGTTAACGAACAAAAAAATGTAAACAAAGATCGTTTGAAAGAACTTGGGGCCGCAGGAGTGCTTGAAGTAGGAAATAACATTCAAGCTATTTTTGGACCAAAATCTGACACATTAAAATCACAAATTCATGATATTATGTCAGGTCGCACGCCTCATATTGAAAAAGAAGAACCTGTAAAAGTAGAAGAAACTGTACAAAAAGCAGATGCAAATGAAACAATTGTATCTCCAATTGAAGGGAAACTTCTACCAATTACAGAAGTACCTGATCAAGTATTTTCAGGAAAAATGATGGGAGATGGATTTGCAATTGAGCCATCAGAAGGAACGGTAGTTTCTCCAGTTGACGGTGAGATTGTTAATGTCTTCCCAACTAAACATGCAATTGGTATTCAATCTGAAGGTGGAAAAGAAGTTTTAATTCACTTCGGTATTGATACTGTAAAATTAAATGGTGAAGGTTTTGAAGCACTTGTCACGCAAGGTGATAAAGTGAAACAAGGACAACCATTATTGAAAGTAGATATCGCATTTGTAAAAGAAAATGCACCATCTATTATTACACCAATTATTTTTACGAATTTAGGGCAAGGACAACAAGTTGAATTGAAAAAAGAAGGCAATGTCAAGAAAGGCGAAGCCGATATTATTGACATTCAGTAA
- the glcT gene encoding glucose PTS transporter transcription antiterminator GlcT → MNSYLEIKKVLNNNVIIASHQEHEEVVVIGKGIGFGKKTKDVLKAEQIEKMFVLKNERDREQYKLLVPHVSEKLIELMNDIMMYIQGKAQSPLNEHIHIALTDHISFAIKRLKQGFTIDNPFLVETKMLYPEEYKIAEGVVQLLNSRLQITLPEGEIGFIALHIYSSLTNSDVSAVNQNSRLIANLVSIIETNLQLTLDPESIHYLRLIRHLQYAIERVKKGEKVEESQGFADLLKAEYPVCYNLAWKLVKVMQKELQLPVYEAESIYLTMHLQRLVKADHV, encoded by the coding sequence ATGAATAGTTATCTAGAAATTAAAAAAGTTTTAAATAATAATGTCATCATTGCGAGTCATCAGGAACATGAGGAAGTAGTAGTGATTGGCAAGGGAATTGGATTTGGAAAGAAAACGAAAGATGTATTAAAGGCGGAGCAAATTGAAAAAATGTTTGTTTTAAAAAATGAACGTGACCGTGAACAATATAAGCTTTTAGTGCCACATGTGAGCGAAAAGTTAATTGAACTGATGAACGATATTATGATGTATATTCAAGGAAAGGCGCAGTCACCATTAAACGAGCATATTCATATTGCCTTAACAGATCATATTTCTTTTGCAATTAAAAGACTGAAACAGGGCTTTACAATAGATAATCCTTTTTTAGTTGAAACAAAAATGCTGTATCCAGAAGAATACAAAATTGCTGAAGGAGTTGTACAACTTTTAAATTCCCGTTTGCAAATTACATTGCCAGAAGGGGAAATTGGCTTTATTGCACTTCATATTTATAGTTCACTCACAAATTCTGATGTATCTGCTGTTAATCAAAACTCCCGTCTTATTGCAAATCTTGTTTCAATAATTGAAACAAATCTACAGCTTACATTAGATCCAGAAAGTATTCATTATTTACGCCTTATTCGTCATTTACAATATGCAATTGAACGAGTGAAAAAGGGAGAAAAGGTGGAAGAATCACAAGGGTTTGCTGATTTGTTAAAAGCGGAGTATCCAGTTTGTTATAATTTAGCTTGGAAGCTTGTGAAGGTGATGCAAAAAGAATTACAGCTTCCTGTATATGAAGCGGAAAGTATTTATTTAACAATGCACTTGCAAAGATTAGTAAAAGCAGACCACGTGTAA
- a CDS encoding HAD family hydrolase → MIKMFVSDIDGTMMQHGGIIDQKDIAALRSLAEQNVILCFASGRLDNEIAGLMQEVGAHFHRISVNGVFVYTHDNKQLLSSTFDSNILPDLLAMTKEEPYFRYVSDKHNYYIEEKTPFIHELEKQVTMTSVEEPNLLEKIDDTIFPNKISVGGMKEDLQALQKKIDEKFHGKVSTFISAEQCLDVMPPNISKGSAISVLLQEFQMNPEEIACIGDSYNDIPMFALTPHSFAMAQADDAVKEHAHYIVNSVKDAVEQVIAYNSKQNKNTTHSL, encoded by the coding sequence ATGATTAAAATGTTTGTAAGCGATATTGATGGTACAATGATGCAGCATGGAGGTATCATTGATCAAAAGGATATTGCCGCACTTCGTAGTCTCGCAGAGCAAAATGTAATCCTTTGTTTCGCCTCTGGTAGGCTGGATAATGAAATCGCTGGTTTAATGCAAGAGGTTGGTGCTCATTTTCACCGCATCAGTGTGAACGGCGTCTTTGTATATACACATGACAATAAACAACTATTGTCATCGACATTTGATTCAAATATTTTACCCGATTTGTTAGCCATGACAAAAGAGGAACCATATTTTCGTTATGTAAGTGATAAACATAATTATTACATCGAAGAAAAAACACCTTTTATCCATGAACTTGAAAAACAAGTCACAATGACTTCTGTTGAAGAACCGAATTTATTAGAAAAAATTGATGATACAATCTTCCCAAATAAAATTTCTGTTGGTGGTATGAAAGAGGACTTACAAGCCCTTCAGAAAAAAATTGATGAAAAATTCCATGGGAAGGTCAGTACTTTTATTTCCGCTGAACAATGCCTTGATGTTATGCCGCCCAATATTAGTAAAGGTTCAGCTATCTCCGTTTTATTACAAGAATTCCAAATGAATCCTGAGGAGATTGCTTGTATCGGTGACTCTTATAACGATATTCCAATGTTCGCACTAACCCCTCACAGCTTTGCCATGGCGCAAGCAGACGATGCAGTAAAGGAGCACGCACATTATATCGTAAACTCTGTAAAAGACGCTGTAGAACAAGTGATAGCTTACAACTCAAAACAAAACAAAAATACGACTCACTCCCTGTAA
- the phnF gene encoding phosphonate metabolism transcriptional regulator PhnF, with translation MNIDKYSPFPIYYQIQEWVKQLIEDGEWTPGDKIPSENELCDKFEVSRMTIRQAINNLVEQGYLYRKRGIGTFVQLPKVEQKLQGMTGFTEDMISRGMKPSSQLLSFHLVPATAKVADRLRIQEGESVYEVRRIRLADDEPIAFETTYLSPTLVKDINEEILQQSLYEHLEKKLGFKLVRATQAIEASIATDDEAEHLHIPKKAPVLVMRQWSYAEGELPLEYVKCIYRGDRYKFITSISRNK, from the coding sequence ATGAACATCGACAAGTATTCACCATTTCCGATCTATTATCAGATTCAAGAGTGGGTGAAACAGCTAATTGAGGACGGTGAATGGACGCCGGGAGATAAAATTCCATCTGAGAATGAACTTTGTGATAAGTTCGAAGTAAGTCGCATGACGATCAGACAGGCAATTAATAATTTAGTGGAACAAGGGTATTTATATCGAAAGCGTGGAATTGGAACGTTTGTTCAGCTTCCAAAAGTGGAGCAAAAACTGCAAGGAATGACGGGATTTACAGAAGATATGATTTCCCGTGGTATGAAACCGAGCAGTCAGCTATTAAGCTTTCATCTCGTTCCAGCTACTGCTAAAGTAGCAGACCGGCTTAGAATTCAAGAGGGGGAATCAGTCTATGAGGTGAGACGTATTCGTCTAGCCGATGACGAACCGATTGCTTTTGAGACGACATATTTGTCGCCAACTCTTGTAAAAGATATTAACGAAGAGATTTTGCAACAATCTTTATACGAACATTTAGAGAAAAAGCTAGGCTTTAAACTTGTTCGTGCTACCCAAGCAATTGAAGCTTCAATTGCAACGGATGATGAAGCGGAACATCTGCATATACCTAAAAAAGCACCTGTGCTTGTCATGAGACAATGGTCATATGCAGAAGGTGAATTACCGTTAGAATACGTGAAATGTATTTATCGTGGTGATCGTTATAAGTTCATTACGAGTATTTCACGAAACAAGTAG
- the nagB gene encoding glucosamine-6-phosphate deaminase, with translation MNILVVKTPEELAKAGYKLIEEVVNSKENPTLGMATGSSPLGIYAEMRKNKLDTSRVTTVNLDEYVNLPHEDKNSYHYFMQEQLFNHLPFKETYVPNGMASDLEEECKRYEGILAANPVDLQILGIGENGHIGFNEPGTSFDSPTNIVELTESTRQANLRFFEKEEDVPTHAITMGIGSIMKAKKILLVAMGPKKAEAIKELLQGEYSEACPATVLQRHPNVTVITDPEALSLCSEAIADEHRQVFTISDLLSDSRVGETAN, from the coding sequence ATGAATATTCTTGTTGTAAAAACGCCAGAAGAATTAGCAAAAGCAGGTTATAAATTAATTGAAGAAGTTGTAAATTCAAAGGAAAATCCAACGTTAGGAATGGCTACAGGAAGCTCTCCACTTGGTATTTATGCAGAAATGCGAAAAAATAAACTTGATACAAGCCGTGTAACCACTGTAAACTTAGATGAGTACGTAAATTTACCACACGAAGATAAAAACAGCTATCATTATTTTATGCAAGAACAGTTGTTTAATCATCTTCCCTTTAAAGAAACTTATGTACCAAACGGGATGGCAAGTGATTTAGAAGAAGAGTGCAAGCGTTATGAAGGCATTCTAGCAGCTAACCCAGTTGATCTACAGATTCTTGGAATCGGTGAAAACGGTCACATCGGATTTAACGAACCAGGAACATCTTTTGATTCTCCAACTAACATTGTAGAATTAACAGAGTCTACACGCCAAGCAAACCTTCGTTTCTTCGAAAAAGAAGAAGATGTACCAACCCATGCAATTACAATGGGGATTGGAAGCATTATGAAAGCGAAAAAAATCCTACTTGTTGCTATGGGACCGAAAAAAGCAGAAGCAATCAAAGAATTATTGCAAGGTGAGTATAGCGAAGCGTGTCCTGCTACAGTGCTGCAACGTCATCCGAATGTAACCGTAATCACAGATCCAGAAGCTCTATCTTTATGCAGTGAGGCGATTGCTGATGAACATCGACAAGTATTCACCATTTCCGATCTATTATCAGATTCAAGAGTGGGTGAAACAGCTAATTGA
- the nagA gene encoding N-acetylglucosamine-6-phosphate deacetylase — protein MKTQVVINAKVYTGHEVMESGFIRYAEKIEEIGLMAQYVSQENETVFDAEGKIVIPGMIDVHIHGGYDIDAMDANSDGLVTLGKEMLKEGVTTYFPTTMTQAPEAIEAALSAAQEAKEKGAHFEYIHLEGPYVSKKRAGAQPLEHIVPANIEQFKQWQEASGNLIKLVTYAPEEEGAVEFEQYLAETGVVGTMGHTDAIDAQLKNRNITHATHLYNQMRGLHHREPGVVGHVLLNPNVMVEVITDGIHIHPDMVKLAYKLKGPKKVSVITDAMRAKGLEDGLYELGGQPVHVKDGSARLEDGTLAGSILKMDQALRNVIEFTGCSIEDAVLMTSVNQAEEFGLTNKGALTVGKDADFVVMTEDLHVYDTVRLGIHMKEGK, from the coding sequence ATGAAAACGCAAGTTGTCATCAATGCCAAAGTTTATACAGGTCACGAAGTAATGGAAAGTGGATTTATTCGTTACGCAGAAAAAATTGAAGAAATTGGTTTGATGGCTCAATATGTATCACAAGAAAATGAAACGGTTTTTGACGCAGAAGGAAAAATTGTGATTCCAGGTATGATCGATGTTCATATTCATGGTGGATACGATATTGATGCGATGGATGCAAATAGCGATGGATTAGTAACTCTGGGTAAAGAAATGTTAAAAGAAGGGGTTACAACTTACTTCCCAACAACAATGACACAAGCGCCAGAAGCGATCGAAGCGGCTTTAAGTGCTGCACAAGAAGCAAAAGAAAAAGGAGCGCATTTTGAATATATTCATTTAGAAGGACCGTATGTTTCAAAAAAACGTGCAGGAGCACAGCCACTTGAGCATATCGTTCCTGCGAATATTGAACAATTTAAACAATGGCAAGAAGCAAGCGGTAATTTAATTAAGTTAGTAACGTATGCGCCAGAAGAAGAGGGTGCGGTAGAGTTTGAACAGTATCTTGCTGAAACTGGTGTTGTTGGCACAATGGGACATACAGATGCAATTGATGCACAATTGAAAAATAGAAACATTACACATGCTACACACTTATACAATCAAATGCGCGGTTTACATCACCGTGAACCAGGTGTTGTCGGTCACGTGTTATTGAACCCAAATGTAATGGTTGAAGTTATTACAGATGGTATTCACATTCACCCAGATATGGTGAAATTAGCATATAAATTAAAAGGTCCTAAAAAAGTAAGTGTCATTACTGATGCGATGCGTGCAAAAGGTTTAGAAGATGGATTGTATGAACTTGGTGGACAGCCTGTACATGTGAAAGATGGTAGCGCTCGTTTAGAAGACGGAACGTTAGCGGGTAGTATCTTGAAAATGGACCAAGCACTCCGAAATGTAATTGAATTTACAGGATGTTCAATTGAGGATGCTGTACTTATGACATCAGTTAACCAAGCAGAAGAGTTTGGATTAACGAATAAAGGTGCATTAACAGTAGGAAAAGATGCGGACTTTGTTGTCATGACGGAAGATTTACATGTATATGATACGGTTCGATTAGGAATTCATATGAAGGAAGGGAAGTAA
- a CDS encoding ComEC/Rec2 family competence protein: MKVVRIILLLVSVLLCFSLNSTSAKRYMTSVHTASSFSMKRLHLGRMKVSFFKVGQGDATLIILPNGQTMLIDGGPYEAGEVIIQKLVEKGINHLDVVVGTHPDMDHIGGLIPIIEQMPVSLVLDSGKTYSSFTYHTYRNDVKKRGIPFVRVKQGQYIPLDPQVSIQVLNNGKSKDENNESSIILKVRYNKADFLLMGDADIQTEKKIIKQYDVHADVLKVGHHGSYTSTSEELLEKANPQFAILSYDKKNPYGHPHQSVVKRLKRHGVMTYTTDKQTVEIETDGEHIVMWSNLPLPLLR; this comes from the coding sequence ATTATTCTATTGTTAGTTTCTGTTTTATTATGTTTTTCATTAAACAGCACATCTGCCAAGAGATATATGACGTCTGTTCATACTGCGTCCTCTTTTTCTATGAAACGTCTGCATTTAGGGAGAATGAAAGTAAGCTTTTTTAAGGTAGGACAAGGTGATGCGACACTTATTATTTTACCGAATGGTCAAACAATGTTAATTGATGGAGGACCTTATGAAGCAGGAGAGGTAATCATTCAAAAATTGGTTGAAAAGGGAATTAATCATTTAGACGTTGTGGTAGGAACTCATCCAGATATGGATCATATAGGTGGGCTTATACCAATTATAGAACAAATGCCAGTGTCGCTTGTATTAGATAGCGGTAAAACCTATAGTTCTTTTACATATCATACGTATAGGAATGATGTTAAAAAGAGGGGTATTCCATTTGTTCGGGTAAAACAGGGACAGTATATTCCATTAGATCCCCAAGTTTCAATCCAGGTTTTAAATAATGGAAAGTCAAAGGATGAAAATAATGAATCATCAATTATTTTAAAAGTTCGATATAATAAAGCTGATTTTTTATTAATGGGAGATGCGGATATACAAACTGAAAAGAAAATAATAAAGCAGTATGATGTACATGCAGATGTTTTAAAAGTAGGTCATCATGGCTCGTATACGTCAACTAGTGAAGAACTTTTAGAAAAGGCAAATCCTCAATTCGCTATTCTTTCTTACGATAAAAAAAACCCATATGGGCATCCACATCAAAGTGTAGTAAAAAGGTTAAAGAGACATGGTGTGATGACATATACAACAGATAAACAAACGGTAGAAATTGAAACAGATGGAGAGCATATTGTAATGTGGTCTAATTTGCCACTTCCACTATTAAGGTAA